A section of the Verrucomicrobiota bacterium genome encodes:
- a CDS encoding type II secretion system protein: MNKTLRNIKGGFTLIELLVVIAIIAILASLAVPAVMKAKVKANVTKSASNMKQVVLACKLYAADFNDSYPSTGASPTLSVNHFNLLIPTYAGGVSVFQVPGYGTTFTNSTLQAADKTYNYVYGLTDTSDAGNIVVTEAFNTDPTSYTAALLIAGYEVNTGVLGGTGVNVAKVDGSVIFTPKNTANNVIFQTNFTVVTATWATGR, from the coding sequence ATGAATAAAACATTAAGAAATATAAAAGGGGGCTTCACACTTATCGAGCTCCTCGTCGTCATAGCAATTATCGCGATCCTCGCCAGCTTGGCTGTCCCCGCAGTCATGAAAGCCAAGGTCAAAGCTAATGTCACCAAGAGTGCTAGTAATATGAAACAAGTTGTCTTGGCTTGTAAACTCTATGCAGCTGATTTCAATGACAGTTATCCTTCAACAGGTGCATCTCCGACACTATCCGTGAATCATTTTAATCTATTGATTCCCACTTATGCTGGTGGGGTGTCTGTATTCCAAGTTCCAGGATATGGTACAACCTTTACAAACTCGACACTGCAAGCTGCGGATAAGACATATAACTATGTTTATGGTCTGACTGACACCTCTGATGCAGGAAATATTGTGGTGACAGAAGCATTCAATACAGACCCGACGTCATATACGGCTGCTTTGTTGATTGCTGGATATGAGGTTAACACAGGTGTCCTCGGCGGAACAGGTGTAAATGTAGCTAAAGTTGACGGAAGTGTTATATTTACCCCTAAAAACACAGCAAATAATGTTATATTTCAAACTAATTTCACAGTTGTGACGGCAACATGGGCAACCGGACGGTAA
- a CDS encoding type II secretion system protein has translation MNKTLRNIKGGFTLIELLVVIAIIAILASLAVPAVMKAKVKANVTKSASNMKQIVLACKLYAADFNDSYPSTGASPTVSVNHFNLLIPTYAGGVSVFQVPGFGTTFTNSTLQATDKTYNYVYGLTDTSDAGNIVVTEAFNTDPTSYTAALLIGGYEVNTGVLGGTGVNVAKVDGSVTFVPKNTANNVIFQTNFTVVTATWATGR, from the coding sequence ATGAATAAAACATTAAGAAATATAAAAGGGGGCTTCACCCTTATTGAGCTCCTCGTCGTCATAGCAATTATCGCGATCCTCGCCAGCTTGGCTGTTCCCGCAGTCATGAAAGCCAAGGTCAAAGCTAATGTCACCAAGAGTGCTAGTAATATGAAACAAATTGTCTTAGCTTGTAAACTTTATGCAGCTGATTTCAATGACAGTTATCCTTCAACAGGTGCATCTCCGACAGTATCCGTGAATCATTTTAATCTATTGATTCCCACTTATGCTGGTGGGGTGTCTGTATTCCAAGTTCCAGGATTTGGTACAACCTTTACAAACTCGACACTGCAAGCTACGGATAAGACATATAACTATGTTTATGGCCTGACTGACACCTCTGATGCAGGAAATATTGTGGTGACAGAAGCATTCAATACAGACCCGACGTCATATACGGCTGCTTTGTTGATTGGTGGATATGAGGTTAACACAGGTGTCCTCGGCGGAACAGGTGTTAATGTAGCTAAAGTTGACGGAAGTGTTACATTTGTCCCTAAAAACACAGCAAATAATGTTATATTTCAAACTAATTTCACAGTTGTGACGGCAACATGGGCAACCGGACGGTAA
- a CDS encoding OmpA family protein, with amino-acid sequence MNETVAILRGENNAPFRKWFIIGLIISILLHIIVLYLARYVFFTSEESRKQPVDMKKYSQTRVNVDPKFFRAQVVSDVPSPATMEPPKVTIEQAAMALDEKRTLQRLVENTKPVAAAPPQYQDAPAAVGQAQIVLPEGKSDLKQLPPSAVFQEVDLIHQNSLGKMPTSTQAMPQPNADVAQKGQTGNGTSEDGVPGFQKLAELLNKKPEEVVDAVKQGQAISLGEKIIFDYNKSSIKQGAKPVLDELIVMINTQFPKAVIQIDGYTDSTGSAEYNLTLSQARAEAVKDWLVKFGGLSDRRFTVKGNGATNFVVSPNGSIDQQAPNRRTEIRIVSH; translated from the coding sequence ATGAATGAAACTGTAGCCATTCTCAGGGGAGAAAATAATGCGCCATTCCGCAAGTGGTTCATTATCGGGCTCATTATATCGATTTTGTTGCATATCATTGTCCTGTATCTGGCTAGATACGTTTTTTTTACGTCAGAAGAATCCCGCAAACAGCCTGTGGATATGAAAAAATACAGCCAGACCCGGGTAAATGTGGATCCGAAATTTTTTCGGGCACAAGTCGTTTCAGATGTACCTTCCCCGGCGACAATGGAGCCCCCGAAAGTGACTATTGAACAGGCGGCAATGGCTCTTGATGAAAAAAGGACATTACAAAGGCTCGTGGAGAATACAAAACCAGTGGCAGCGGCCCCCCCACAATATCAGGATGCTCCGGCTGCCGTGGGTCAGGCGCAAATTGTTTTGCCGGAGGGGAAGTCCGATTTGAAGCAACTGCCCCCATCAGCCGTCTTTCAAGAGGTCGATTTGATCCATCAGAATTCCTTAGGCAAGATGCCGACGTCCACCCAAGCGATGCCTCAACCAAATGCGGATGTCGCCCAAAAGGGACAAACTGGTAATGGGACCAGTGAAGACGGTGTCCCCGGATTCCAGAAACTAGCGGAGCTCTTAAATAAAAAGCCTGAAGAGGTGGTGGATGCAGTCAAGCAGGGACAAGCCATCAGTCTGGGTGAAAAAATCATTTTTGATTACAATAAGTCGAGTATAAAACAAGGTGCAAAACCTGTATTGGATGAATTGATCGTGATGATCAATACCCAATTTCCAAAGGCGGTGATTCAGATTGATGGTTATACTGATAGCACGGGGTCGGCGGAATATAATCTCACCCTGTCGCAAGCCCGGGCCGAGGCTGTCAAGGATTGGTTAGTCAAATTCGGCGGGTTGAGCGATAGGCGCTTCACCGTGAAAGGGAATGGAGCGACGAATTTTGTCGTCTCACCAAATGGGTCCATAGACCAGCAAGCACCAAACCGCCGTACCGAAATAAGGATTGTATCCCATTAA
- the pheT gene encoding phenylalanine--tRNA ligase subunit beta gives MKISVQWLKDYVDFDWSADELADKLTVAGIEVEGIEVRGANFDHVVVAEILESNKHPNADKLSVCKVTTDGTTTKQIVCGAKNYRVGDRIPLAQPGAILPGGFAIKESKLRGELSQGMMCSAKELGLAADADGLLILPKDTPLGIPISEVFPTDTIFEVEITPNRPDLLSHFGLARELVALGARNLRPPEINFVESEEPVDGFLKIENSVQIDCPLYIGRVAQGAKVAPSPEWMRRRLEAIGVRSINNVVDITNFVLHELGQPLHAFDGQKLKGGKIIIRHARKGEKILALDGKEYALEDGMTVIADETDPTAIAGVMGGEKTGVDDSTSHIVLESAIFSPSKVRRTSRHLTLGSDSSYRFERGIDPEGVDFASRRATSLLAQIAGAKIFRGKIELRSTTLVPARQIELRASRVRKLLGCEIPSEKIQSILRTLHLCVAEGAAPETWAVTVPSFRRDLIKEIDLIEEISRILGLDDIPSILRATVPTISMADKAAGQVNKLRRSLNGVGLSEILTHKLIDEKLESVNHAACGLNSIKLLNPLSADQNTLRSSLIGNLLQTLALNRAHQNHSLALFEAGKVFLEFEDKLHERLHLSLGLCGIKHAKSWMAAEESYTFFDLKAVVEAIGTAFGLGTLEFRKLSLTNSQEKVFELVAETYAHKKRLGFISILSYDIRKSFGLPEATFVGELDLTHLLIPSEQRPQVTAPAKFPASTRDVALLVPQTITNQQIIHAFQKHAPNLLERIELFDIFTDNTGQKLPADKKSMAYSLTYRSLDKTLTDQEINQAHDQLRNKAAADVGATFRE, from the coding sequence ATGAAAATTTCTGTTCAATGGCTAAAAGATTATGTGGATTTTGACTGGTCGGCAGACGAACTCGCCGACAAACTCACCGTGGCTGGTATCGAAGTCGAAGGTATCGAAGTCCGCGGGGCGAATTTTGACCATGTCGTCGTCGCAGAGATCCTCGAGTCAAATAAACACCCAAATGCCGACAAACTCAGTGTCTGCAAAGTCACCACTGATGGCACCACTACGAAACAAATTGTTTGCGGGGCAAAAAATTATCGAGTCGGTGACCGTATCCCCCTCGCCCAACCCGGGGCTATCCTCCCTGGTGGTTTCGCCATTAAAGAAAGCAAATTGCGCGGGGAGCTTTCCCAAGGCATGATGTGTTCGGCTAAGGAACTGGGGCTTGCCGCCGATGCTGACGGGCTCTTGATCCTGCCAAAAGACACTCCCTTGGGCATACCGATCTCGGAAGTTTTCCCGACCGACACCATTTTCGAAGTCGAGATCACGCCAAACCGCCCTGACCTCCTTTCCCATTTCGGGCTGGCGCGTGAACTCGTCGCGCTGGGCGCGCGCAATTTGCGCCCACCGGAAATTAACTTTGTCGAGAGCGAAGAGCCCGTTGACGGATTCCTCAAAATCGAAAACTCGGTCCAAATCGATTGCCCTCTTTATATAGGCCGGGTCGCCCAAGGGGCGAAAGTCGCCCCCAGCCCCGAATGGATGCGCCGCCGCCTAGAGGCTATCGGAGTCCGTTCGATTAATAACGTCGTGGATATCACGAATTTCGTCCTGCACGAACTTGGTCAGCCACTCCATGCCTTTGATGGCCAAAAGCTCAAAGGTGGCAAAATCATCATTCGCCACGCCCGTAAAGGCGAAAAAATCCTCGCCCTCGATGGCAAGGAATACGCGCTTGAAGACGGCATGACAGTCATCGCTGATGAGACAGACCCCACCGCCATCGCCGGGGTGATGGGTGGAGAAAAAACGGGGGTGGATGATTCCACCAGTCATATCGTCCTAGAAAGCGCCATTTTCAGTCCCTCAAAAGTCCGCCGCACCTCACGCCACCTGACCCTCGGCAGTGATTCTTCCTACCGATTTGAACGGGGTATCGACCCGGAGGGCGTAGACTTCGCCAGCCGCCGGGCCACCAGCCTGCTGGCGCAAATTGCCGGGGCCAAGATTTTTCGTGGAAAAATAGAGCTCCGCAGCACGACCCTCGTTCCGGCCCGCCAAATCGAACTCCGTGCCTCACGTGTACGCAAATTGCTTGGATGCGAGATTCCTTCCGAGAAAATCCAGTCTATCCTCAGGACCCTTCACCTGTGTGTAGCCGAAGGCGCCGCCCCGGAGACATGGGCCGTTACCGTCCCCAGCTTCCGCCGTGATCTCATTAAAGAAATCGACCTGATCGAGGAAATCTCGCGCATCCTAGGCCTCGACGATATCCCGTCAATCCTCCGTGCGACTGTCCCGACCATTTCAATGGCCGATAAAGCCGCCGGACAGGTGAATAAACTACGCAGGTCACTCAATGGAGTAGGCTTAAGTGAAATCCTTACCCATAAACTCATTGATGAAAAACTGGAATCCGTCAACCATGCGGCGTGTGGTTTAAACTCCATCAAACTCCTCAACCCCCTGAGTGCAGACCAGAATACCCTCCGGTCAAGCTTGATCGGCAATTTGCTCCAGACTCTCGCACTCAACCGCGCCCACCAGAACCATTCCCTCGCCCTCTTTGAGGCGGGCAAAGTATTCCTAGAGTTCGAGGACAAATTGCACGAACGCCTCCACCTTTCCTTAGGGCTTTGCGGGATCAAGCATGCAAAAAGCTGGATGGCCGCCGAGGAATCCTACACTTTCTTCGACTTAAAAGCTGTCGTGGAAGCAATCGGGACCGCCTTTGGCCTTGGCACATTGGAATTCAGAAAATTGTCCCTGACAAATTCCCAAGAAAAGGTTTTTGAGCTTGTGGCTGAAACCTATGCCCACAAAAAACGTTTGGGTTTCATCTCGATCCTCTCGTATGACATCAGAAAATCCTTCGGGTTGCCCGAGGCGACATTTGTCGGTGAATTAGACCTGACCCACTTACTCATTCCTTCCGAGCAACGCCCGCAAGTCACCGCACCGGCAAAATTCCCTGCATCCACCCGTGATGTGGCCCTCTTGGTCCCCCAAACCATCACAAACCAGCAAATCATCCATGCCTTCCAAAAGCATGCTCCGAACCTGCTCGAAAGAATCGAATTGTTTGATATTTTTACTGATAATACAGGTCAGAAACTGCCTGCTGATAAAAAAAGCATGGCCTATTCCTTGACTTACCGTTCTTTAGACAAAACATTGACCGACCAGGAAATTAATCAAGCCCATGACCAACTCCGTAACAAAGCGGCGGCGGATGTGGGTGCGACTTTCCGGGAGTAA
- a CDS encoding sigma-70 family RNA polymerase sigma factor, with amino-acid sequence MDGTNSSGPVSDPTEPMIDSELVRAFQKEAREEAFDELVRRYQSLVINMAYQMLQNHDEAVEAAQDVFVKVYHALPQFEERSSFKTWLYTITRRVVLNRIRHLASRKASAHVSLQHEDYGEALAARPELTSTVQPDHELMSAERFGQLTGAIGKLDPDHREILILREIQELSYDEIAVITGLNVGTVKSRISRAREELKTILKRLGIGAKYE; translated from the coding sequence ATGGATGGAACCAATAGTTCCGGACCGGTGTCTGATCCTACAGAACCCATGATTGATTCGGAACTAGTCAGAGCCTTCCAGAAGGAGGCCCGGGAAGAGGCATTCGACGAGCTTGTGCGCCGTTATCAGTCATTGGTCATTAATATGGCCTATCAAATGCTCCAGAATCATGATGAGGCGGTGGAAGCCGCGCAGGATGTTTTTGTCAAAGTTTATCATGCCCTGCCGCAATTTGAGGAAAGATCGAGCTTTAAGACATGGCTTTACACGATTACCCGGCGGGTAGTGCTTAACCGCATCCGGCATTTGGCCAGCCGCAAGGCATCGGCCCATGTGAGCCTGCAACATGAGGATTACGGGGAGGCCCTTGCCGCCCGGCCAGAGCTGACATCCACTGTGCAACCGGATCATGAGTTAATGAGCGCGGAGAGATTTGGCCAACTCACCGGGGCAATCGGGAAACTCGACCCCGACCACCGGGAAATCCTGATTCTCCGGGAGATTCAAGAATTGAGTTATGATGAGATCGCCGTGATTACGGGGTTAAATGTAGGAACAGTAAAGTCACGTATTTCAAGGGCGCGTGAGGAATTAAAAACAATTTTAAAACGTCTTGGGATCGGAGCCAAATATGAGTGA
- a CDS encoding NAD(P)H-dependent glycerol-3-phosphate dehydrogenase gives MKIAVLGTGAWGTALSVLAAHNYNQVSLWGRNQEFVAQIAESRENKIHLPGAALPPAVNVTADLSAALSGAELVLCVVPSHGLRDVCREVAKQAGARNLRYVSAIKGIENGTGSRMTEIISQEIGTDQVGVLSGPNLAKEIAHGMPAAAVVASMSESLTVDCQSAFSSDRYRVYTSDDVIGVEVGGAFKNVLAIAAGICDGLGLGNNSKASLVTRGLYEMTRLAVALGAKHETLSGLSGVGDLMVTCFSDLSRNRTLGQMLGRGLKLEEILAAQKSVAEGVNTSRSVAGLSQRVKVETPIMTGVYALLYKGLSVKEGIVNLMRRDLKSENKQ, from the coding sequence ATGAAAATAGCCGTCTTGGGAACAGGAGCATGGGGTACAGCACTCAGTGTTTTAGCTGCCCATAACTACAATCAAGTTTCACTCTGGGGACGTAATCAGGAGTTTGTCGCTCAAATTGCGGAGTCCCGGGAGAATAAAATCCATCTGCCTGGTGCCGCATTACCTCCAGCGGTCAATGTTACTGCTGACCTGTCTGCGGCATTGTCGGGGGCGGAACTTGTCTTGTGCGTCGTTCCCTCCCACGGGTTGAGGGATGTTTGTAGGGAAGTCGCCAAACAAGCGGGCGCGCGCAATTTGCGTTATGTTTCCGCAATTAAAGGAATCGAAAACGGGACGGGCTCACGGATGACCGAGATTATCTCTCAGGAAATCGGGACAGATCAAGTGGGTGTCCTCTCCGGGCCAAATCTCGCCAAAGAAATCGCCCATGGAATGCCGGCTGCCGCTGTGGTGGCTTCAATGAGTGAATCCCTGACAGTGGATTGCCAGAGTGCTTTTTCCTCGGACCGTTACCGGGTTTATACCAGCGATGATGTCATCGGGGTAGAGGTGGGTGGGGCCTTTAAAAATGTTTTAGCCATCGCGGCCGGTATTTGTGATGGATTGGGATTAGGGAATAATTCCAAAGCATCTTTGGTTACCCGGGGACTGTACGAAATGACCCGTTTGGCCGTGGCCCTCGGGGCAAAACACGAGACTTTGAGCGGATTAAGTGGAGTCGGAGACCTCATGGTGACTTGTTTCAGTGATCTCAGCCGTAACCGTACCCTCGGCCAGATGCTGGGGCGTGGACTCAAACTCGAAGAAATCTTGGCCGCCCAAAAAAGTGTCGCTGAAGGGGTAAATACATCCCGTTCCGTCGCCGGACTCTCCCAGAGGGTCAAAGTCGAGACTCCGATTATGACAGGTGTCTATGCTCTTCTTTATAAAGGGCTTAGCGTAAAAGAAGGGATCGTGAACCTCATGCGCCGCGATCTGAAATCCGAAAATAAGCAGTAA
- the plsY gene encoding glycerol-3-phosphate 1-O-acyltransferase PlsY: MEPMINVLITALISFLVGSIPTGFLVAKLKGIDIRSQGSGNIGATNAFRVLGKVWGSFVLTFDILKGMLPVLLVAFLFKDQPNIITLKLVAAVCTVLGHNYTPWLGFKGGKGIATSAGALIGLMPVVSVMVIVVFIVVFKISRYVSLGSIIAAAALPLVTALFYWGMPEFLPFTIFASVLGILAIVRHKSNIRRLINGTENRFGQKKQELSDQ; the protein is encoded by the coding sequence ATGGAACCGATGATAAACGTCCTGATTACAGCTTTAATCTCATTTTTAGTGGGTTCGATCCCGACTGGCTTCCTTGTGGCCAAGCTCAAGGGGATTGATATCCGTTCCCAAGGCAGCGGGAATATCGGTGCGACAAATGCTTTCCGGGTATTGGGTAAGGTTTGGGGGAGCTTTGTGCTTACCTTTGACATTCTGAAAGGAATGTTACCGGTCCTTCTGGTCGCTTTCCTTTTTAAAGACCAGCCCAATATCATCACTCTCAAACTCGTAGCCGCGGTTTGTACCGTTCTGGGGCATAATTACACTCCATGGTTAGGGTTTAAAGGGGGCAAAGGCATCGCTACCAGTGCCGGTGCCCTCATCGGATTGATGCCGGTGGTATCAGTAATGGTGATCGTGGTTTTTATCGTTGTTTTTAAAATCTCCCGCTATGTATCCTTGGGATCGATTATCGCCGCGGCGGCATTACCCTTGGTTACTGCCCTGTTTTATTGGGGCATGCCTGAATTCCTGCCATTCACGATTTTTGCTTCGGTTCTCGGAATACTTGCCATTGTCCGGCACAAGAGTAATATCCGGAGATTGATAAATGGAACGGAGAACCGTTTCGGACAAAAAAAACAGGAGCTTTCCGATCAATGA
- a CDS encoding adenylyltransferase/cytidyltransferase family protein, which yields MNRQSKAQKKIVISSGSKQFSLSGLRKLCGRWKKEGLVVGLTNGCFDLLHRGHVTYLEKARGHCDKLIVAVNSDSSVKALDKGPNRPLNTETDRSYVLGGLACVDATVVFSEPTVTKVITAICPDLYFKGGDYTLATLDPDEKNAVLSGGGKIKLIPLVPGKSTTNLVKKMRGK from the coding sequence ATGAATCGTCAATCGAAAGCTCAAAAGAAAATAGTCATCTCCTCTGGCTCCAAACAATTTTCCCTTTCCGGGCTGCGCAAATTGTGCGGCCGCTGGAAAAAGGAGGGGCTCGTCGTCGGCCTGACCAATGGCTGCTTTGACTTGCTCCACCGGGGGCACGTGACCTACCTCGAGAAAGCCCGGGGACATTGTGACAAACTCATTGTCGCAGTCAATAGTGACAGTTCGGTCAAAGCCCTCGATAAAGGACCAAACCGCCCCTTGAATACCGAAACCGACCGTTCCTATGTTTTGGGTGGGCTCGCCTGTGTCGATGCCACCGTGGTTTTTAGTGAACCCACTGTCACTAAGGTGATTACAGCGATTTGCCCTGATCTTTATTTTAAGGGGGGGGATTATACACTTGCCACCCTGGACCCGGACGAAAAAAATGCTGTCTTGTCCGGTGGTGGTAAAATCAAACTTATCCCGTTAGTTCCTGGAAAATCCACAACCAACCTCGTTAAAAAGATGAGGGGCAAATAA
- the purN gene encoding phosphoribosylglycinamide formyltransferase, with amino-acid sequence MKMVIMGSGTGTNFDAIHQTVSEGSLSAQIALVISDKPDSLILSKARNHNYPIEHILAKESDKLLERLLQIAPDYIILAGYMRILSPLIVDSFPEKIINIHPSLLPKYPGIHAPQQAIEAGEIESGCTVHFVDTGVDTGQIIAQARVPILPEDTKESLHARIQDEEHKLLPEVLMQLATY; translated from the coding sequence ATGAAAATGGTTATTATGGGTTCCGGCACGGGGACGAATTTCGATGCAATCCACCAAACTGTGTCTGAAGGCAGTCTCTCCGCGCAAATTGCTCTGGTGATTAGTGATAAGCCTGACTCCCTTATTCTTTCCAAGGCCCGTAACCATAATTATCCAATCGAACACATCCTCGCCAAAGAATCGGATAAATTGCTCGAACGTCTCCTGCAAATTGCGCCAGATTACATTATCTTGGCCGGATACATGCGTATTTTGTCTCCCTTGATCGTTGATTCTTTTCCGGAGAAAATCATTAATATCCATCCTTCCCTGCTACCCAAATATCCTGGTATCCACGCCCCCCAACAGGCTATCGAGGCCGGGGAAATCGAAAGCGGATGCACCGTTCATTTTGTCGATACCGGCGTGGACACCGGCCAGATTATCGCCCAAGCCCGTGTCCCCATCCTCCCTGAAGACACAAAAGAATCCCTCCACGCCCGCATTCAAGATGAGGAACACAAACTCCTCCCTGAAGTCCTCATGCAGCTGGCGACCTACTAA